One window of Chamaesiphon minutus PCC 6605 genomic DNA carries:
- a CDS encoding DUF3267 domain-containing protein, giving the protein MNRTTRTEALYVFRLTPEVLLIWTTLSLFLFILTASGASWYYAIIHHQTVSFSIKSAEGGIWQGIIGLVVLIAITFATTIIHELVHGIAFATFGGSPRYGLKVKYFLPLAYATSPGDIFRRNAFIVIILAPLLVIDIVSLLMLTIFPQAPWLIWVIAFNTSGAIGDIWISVQLLRCPKSIEVEDREESIAIYAPLNVTRQELPFTSSDKSRSSSGRKALLNIVLTTFVLMSIFGFLLLPILKILEAPSFAIDSNFFLLMRWENTQKGFSFKFTALSFVIVIFTLLLLTFITNMLRRLRLPF; this is encoded by the coding sequence ATGAATAGAACAACTCGTACTGAGGCACTTTATGTATTTCGTTTAACTCCAGAAGTATTACTAATTTGGACTACTTTAAGTTTATTCCTGTTCATACTGACAGCCTCTGGTGCCAGTTGGTATTACGCCATCATTCATCACCAAACAGTGTCTTTCAGTATCAAAAGTGCTGAAGGTGGAATTTGGCAAGGAATTATTGGTTTAGTGGTTTTGATTGCTATTACTTTTGCCACCACAATTATTCATGAATTAGTGCATGGAATTGCGTTTGCGACCTTTGGTGGTTCCCCACGTTATGGATTAAAAGTTAAATATTTCTTACCCCTTGCTTATGCCACTTCGCCTGGTGACATTTTTCGCCGTAATGCTTTTATTGTCATTATTTTAGCCCCGTTATTAGTCATTGATATTGTATCTTTGCTAATGCTGACAATTTTCCCCCAAGCACCTTGGTTAATTTGGGTAATTGCATTCAATACAAGCGGTGCAATTGGCGATATCTGGATCTCAGTACAATTACTACGTTGCCCAAAATCAATTGAAGTTGAAGATCGGGAAGAAAGCATCGCAATTTATGCCCCTCTGAATGTGACTCGCCAAGAACTTCCTTTTACTAGCAGTGATAAAAGTAGATCTAGTTCGGGTAGAAAAGCTTTGCTAAATATTGTTTTGACGACTTTTGTGTTGATGTCAATCTTTGGCTTTTTGCTATTACCAATATTGAAAATATTAGAAGCCCCTTCGTTTGCGATTGACAGTAATTTTTTCTTGCTTATGCGTTGGGAAAATACTCAAAAAGGATTTAGTTTTAAATTTACCGCACTGTCTTTTGTAATAGTTATTTTCACATTATTGTTGCTAACTTTCATAACTAATATGCTTAGACGACTCAGACTTCCCTTCTAA
- a CDS encoding alpha/beta fold hydrolase produces MNNLSHRQNHKQQPRVKTIALILLRILVAIAIALVIFPVLLLPSTTTVPPSIQILFAMAEIAWLVTISRFGFTVPIVLIEVAGFVAITLLAIFASQIFASTPPILDAKGQAIPNSIAVMEKVKLGGAEEWMTIRGKDSRNPVLLFLAVGPGGTQLVTARRALTRLEDRFVVVNWDQPGAGKSFDAIDRSKLTPDRYITDAHELVLNLRQRFGKEKVYVLGESWGSALGIMVVQRYPELFQAFIGTGQMVAFLENDRICYDFALRLAQERGDTKQVEKLKQQGPPPYYGKDVLWKSAAYLSETFDYMNKNPAIANSGFNTFQDLAGSEYGLYDKLNFVRGLLDTFGVVYPQLWDVDFRKQAKRLEVPVYFLIGRYDVNAPPKLTEEYFNLLTAPRKELIWFENSGHNPWMNETEKFVDTLA; encoded by the coding sequence GTGAATAATCTTAGCCATCGCCAGAATCACAAGCAACAACCACGAGTAAAGACGATCGCCCTCATCTTGCTGAGAATTCTAGTCGCCATCGCCATCGCGCTAGTAATTTTTCCAGTCTTGCTATTACCCAGTACCACCACTGTTCCCCCATCGATTCAAATTCTATTCGCAATGGCAGAGATCGCTTGGCTGGTGACGATTTCTCGGTTTGGCTTTACAGTACCTATTGTTCTGATTGAGGTTGCAGGCTTTGTGGCGATTACCCTCCTGGCTATTTTCGCCTCACAAATATTCGCATCCACACCACCCATTCTCGATGCCAAAGGTCAGGCTATCCCAAATAGCATTGCGGTCATGGAAAAGGTCAAGCTCGGTGGTGCTGAAGAATGGATGACGATTCGTGGTAAAGATTCGCGCAATCCCGTACTCCTCTTTCTCGCTGTTGGCCCTGGTGGAACCCAACTCGTAACTGCGCGACGGGCACTCACGAGGCTGGAAGATCGCTTTGTCGTTGTCAATTGGGATCAACCAGGCGCGGGGAAATCCTTCGATGCGATCGATCGTTCTAAGTTGACACCCGATCGATACATCACCGATGCCCACGAATTGGTTTTGAACCTACGACAACGTTTTGGTAAAGAAAAGGTCTATGTATTGGGGGAGTCGTGGGGGAGTGCCCTTGGCATCATGGTGGTGCAACGTTACCCAGAATTATTTCAGGCGTTTATCGGCACGGGGCAAATGGTCGCGTTTCTGGAAAACGATCGGATTTGCTATGATTTTGCGCTGCGTTTGGCACAGGAACGAGGCGACACGAAACAAGTGGAAAAACTCAAACAACAAGGCCCACCACCTTATTACGGTAAGGATGTCTTGTGGAAGAGTGCGGCTTACCTTTCAGAGACATTCGATTATATGAATAAGAATCCAGCGATCGCAAATTCGGGGTTCAATACTTTCCAAGACCTTGCTGGTTCCGAGTACGGACTGTATGACAAGCTAAATTTCGTCCGAGGGCTGCTGGACACGTTCGGCGTGGTCTACCCGCAACTATGGGATGTAGACTTTCGCAAACAAGCGAAACGCCTCGAAGTACCCGTCTACTTTCTGATTGGTCGCTACGATGTAAACGCACCGCCGAAGCTGACCGAGGAGTATTTCAATCTCTTGACTGCACCGCGCAAAGAATTAATTTGGTTTGAAAATTCAGGTCATAATCCCTGGATGAATGAGACAGAAAAGTTCGTCGATACGTTGGCGTAG
- a CDS encoding GIN domain-containing protein, whose product MTGVGHIEAKNIQAKHMTIALTGVGGMTIEGAADSLDLNLEGVGGYQGERFKTKQAIVYSEGVGSAVLNVSDRLDVSVSGVGSVEYIGSPKVQKSGKGLGQVKQRTIAPN is encoded by the coding sequence ATGACCGGAGTTGGCCATATTGAAGCAAAGAATATCCAAGCCAAACACATGACGATCGCGCTGACTGGCGTGGGCGGTATGACAATCGAAGGTGCGGCTGATTCGCTCGATCTTAACCTTGAAGGAGTTGGCGGCTACCAAGGTGAACGCTTTAAAACAAAGCAAGCAATTGTGTACAGCGAAGGCGTGGGTAGTGCTGTGCTAAATGTGAGCGATCGGTTGGACGTATCGGTGTCAGGAGTCGGATCGGTCGAGTATATCGGTTCTCCCAAAGTCCAGAAATCAGGAAAGGGGCTGGGTCAGGTCAAACAGCGAACGATCGCACCGAATTAA
- a CDS encoding PspC domain-containing protein — protein sequence MLYMSLIYVFLLVGPAIAAIAFFRRLSTRWHWFLLSVCVFYGISPLLVTWGAFGLAKQFGCSAEAVRFRCPDPVWLGDAISGLVMSHWLAIFAIPSAVVGAIGLLLSWILNHQRSRTSAGISEQPPATFYRSRRHKVIAGVCSALAQRWHQSLPLIRIVAVVLAIVTPGFIFLYLWCWLAFPIEPRSPQQPIGAQS from the coding sequence ATGCTTTACATGTCGTTGATTTATGTATTTTTATTAGTTGGCCCTGCGATCGCCGCAATCGCATTTTTCCGACGACTTTCGACCCGCTGGCACTGGTTTTTGCTGAGTGTTTGCGTCTTCTATGGAATTTCGCCGTTGCTCGTGACTTGGGGCGCATTTGGTTTGGCTAAACAATTCGGTTGTTCGGCGGAAGCTGTCCGCTTTCGTTGTCCCGATCCGGTTTGGCTAGGAGACGCTATTTCTGGGTTGGTAATGTCGCACTGGCTGGCGATTTTTGCTATTCCATCGGCGGTTGTAGGGGCGATTGGGCTGCTGCTTTCCTGGATTTTAAACCATCAGAGATCGCGAACCTCAGCAGGCATTTCAGAGCAACCTCCGGCTACTTTTTACCGAAGTCGTCGCCACAAAGTCATTGCAGGCGTATGTTCAGCCCTCGCTCAACGCTGGCATCAGTCCCTACCATTGATACGGATTGTCGCAGTTGTGTTAGCGATCGTCACCCCTGGATTTATTTTTCTGTACTTGTGGTGTTGGTTGGCATTCCCCATTGAGCCGCGATCGCCACAGCAACCTATAGGAGCACAATCATGA
- a CDS encoding DUF3122 domain-containing protein, which yields MNFIYSNTSKIRPIRWLLAASICLLLVIFSPLTAFATVTQIEEAPGQMLYQSRQNLRDRTGKSWQVVAFKRVRPDGSEMVSLRLVGFLGAVELDHTQPLTLTTSMGQTLTAKDVTNEISQGATALANVGEYDIQPVLPQLQSEIPLELTLPMLTGGAIELQIPSIAIQEWQTIADR from the coding sequence ATGAATTTTATCTACTCGAACACGTCTAAAATTCGTCCGATTCGCTGGCTACTAGCCGCCTCAATCTGCCTTTTGTTGGTGATTTTCAGTCCCCTAACCGCCTTTGCTACTGTAACCCAAATTGAAGAAGCTCCAGGACAGATGCTCTACCAGTCCCGCCAAAACCTGCGCGATCGCACCGGAAAGTCTTGGCAGGTAGTCGCCTTCAAGCGTGTCCGTCCCGACGGTAGTGAGATGGTTTCCCTGCGACTGGTGGGCTTTCTGGGTGCGGTGGAATTAGACCACACTCAACCTCTAACCCTGACTACATCAATGGGGCAAACTTTGACCGCAAAAGATGTTACTAACGAAATTTCTCAGGGCGCAACCGCTTTAGCAAACGTTGGTGAATATGACATTCAGCCTGTGCTACCACAGTTGCAATCTGAAATTCCGCTGGAGCTAACTTTACCGATGCTCACTGGCGGAGCCATTGAGTTACAAATCCCATCGATCGCGATTCAAGAGTGGCAAACAATCGCAGATCGTTAA
- a CDS encoding rhodanese-like domain-containing protein translates to MSMPAGYYTIASVEKLKSQLDNSQTLLVDVREASEYRAGHIPNAINIPLQTLARNLSKIPTDRSVVLYCSSGYRSGMGVMTLHLFNYDNVQGFPPSFLGWKARGN, encoded by the coding sequence ATGTCGATGCCAGCAGGCTATTACACGATCGCCAGTGTCGAAAAGCTCAAAAGCCAGTTAGATAACTCTCAAACCTTATTAGTGGATGTGCGAGAAGCCTCTGAGTATCGAGCTGGGCATATCCCTAATGCAATAAATATTCCACTCCAAACTTTGGCTCGAAATTTAAGTAAAATTCCAACCGATCGCTCCGTAGTTCTGTACTGTTCTTCCGGCTATCGATCGGGCATGGGAGTGATGACGCTGCATCTATTTAACTACGATAACGTGCAAGGGTTTCCCCCTAGCTTTCTAGGCTGGAAAGCTAGGGGGAATTAG
- a CDS encoding permease, with protein sequence MFDPFYPFDWLATQIVTQLFGLPLGSHLGSSLHFFLYDVPKVLTLLIVISFLVGTFQSFLEPERVRSLLEGKRTFIGNVLAAMVGIVTPFCSCSAVPLFIGFLEAGVPLGVTFSYLMSAPMVNEVAVILLWGLFGLKVTLIYIGFGVGLAIAAGYIIGLLKLEKWVEPFVWELQKSRQLMTPDDEDNLKPVSLTWKQRFEQGRYQSSEIVRSVWLYVVGGIAIGAGIHGYVPTDFIIKYAGANNPFAVPIAVILGVPLYANIAGVMPITEALVNKGMPMGTVLAFTMAVTALSLPEMVILKKVLRPQLLATFIGLMTMGIISIGYIFNAIII encoded by the coding sequence ATGTTCGATCCATTTTATCCGTTCGATTGGCTGGCAACTCAGATTGTTACTCAACTCTTTGGATTGCCACTTGGATCGCATTTAGGATCGAGTCTGCACTTCTTTCTTTACGATGTGCCAAAAGTTTTGACATTACTAATTGTCATTAGCTTTTTGGTTGGAACATTTCAGAGCTTTTTAGAACCAGAGCGCGTTCGCTCATTGCTAGAAGGAAAACGCACTTTTATAGGAAATGTTTTGGCGGCAATGGTCGGAATTGTCACACCTTTTTGTTCTTGCTCTGCGGTGCCTTTATTTATCGGCTTTTTGGAAGCAGGTGTTCCTTTAGGTGTGACCTTTTCTTATCTAATGTCAGCCCCAATGGTAAACGAGGTTGCCGTAATTCTATTGTGGGGACTATTTGGGTTAAAAGTAACGCTGATCTATATCGGCTTTGGTGTGGGTTTAGCGATCGCGGCAGGATACATTATCGGGCTACTAAAATTAGAGAAATGGGTAGAACCGTTTGTATGGGAACTGCAAAAATCTCGCCAATTAATGACTCCAGACGACGAGGATAATTTAAAACCAGTATCCCTAACTTGGAAACAAAGATTCGAGCAAGGAAGATATCAATCGAGTGAAATTGTCCGATCTGTATGGCTATATGTGGTGGGTGGAATCGCAATCGGAGCCGGAATTCATGGCTATGTGCCGACAGATTTTATCATTAAATATGCAGGTGCAAATAATCCATTTGCAGTACCAATTGCGGTAATTTTAGGCGTACCGCTTTATGCAAACATTGCGGGAGTCATGCCAATTACCGAAGCTTTAGTAAATAAAGGAATGCCGATGGGTACAGTTTTAGCTTTCACAATGGCAGTAACAGCACTATCGCTGCCGGAAATGGTAATTCTCAAAAAGGTACTACGTCCTCAACTATTAGCCACATTCATTGGGTTAATGACTATGGGCATTATCAGCATTGGCTATATATTCAACGCCATAATTATATGA
- a CDS encoding thioredoxin family protein, protein MNTIKIEILGTGCKKCQHLEANAKEAVANLNLTAEVLHITDPVEIAMRGVMSTPALIINGKVVSKGQVISPEQIQPLLQT, encoded by the coding sequence GTGAACACAATCAAAATTGAAATTCTTGGGACAGGCTGCAAAAAGTGCCAGCATTTAGAGGCAAACGCGAAAGAAGCTGTAGCAAATCTCAATTTAACAGCCGAAGTTTTACATATTACCGACCCTGTTGAAATTGCCATGCGTGGTGTGATGTCTACACCCGCACTAATAATTAATGGCAAAGTCGTTAGCAAAGGTCAAGTCATCAGTCCAGAACAAATCCAACCCCTATTGCAGACTTAA